Proteins encoded within one genomic window of Manduca sexta isolate Smith_Timp_Sample1 chromosome 18, JHU_Msex_v1.0, whole genome shotgun sequence:
- the LOC115455511 gene encoding uncharacterized protein LOC115455511 isoform X1, with amino-acid sequence MVTKERQILTDFIELYHDFPCLWNSELDSYKNRNERNMAWELLADKLKELEPKASVATAKKKIEHLRTAFRREYRKVVKSKRGLGSVHVPSLWYYKLISFIRLNRKKPTTENDSIESDEISDEESSEKSEDDSPDKSTSSKRLKADNDNGGLQTNRRKLLNVVEKILEQTKDPLNPFGVYVGEQLLEMNNFQRQVAEKLISDVIFLAKSEALGFDSKVKVTNPDTENAPSPYVPSSPDDVKPAMSPEFVQPQSAESSRSSSPAQYIKLSLSPEPNSPPASPHKVDTSPVMEKAFSSDITQESSAKNDNEKTSLSQVIWSSPSTKIIQTSTTYKKIRLSPRPQSFQTSPVKSGNIPKIVLSASSLKKIRLSTNNVPTSSTNTILLSPWD; translated from the exons ATGGTGACCAAAGAACGGCAaatattaaccgacttcatagAACTATATCATGATTTCCCGTGTTTGTGGAATTCGGAATTGGATTCGTACAAGAATAGAAATGAAAGAAATATGGCATGGGAGTTGTTGGCGGATAAATTGAAAGAATTGGAACCGAAGGCGAGTGTTGCCACAGCGAAGaaaaaaatagaacatttgCGTACTGCGTTCAGacgggaatatagaaaa GTCGTAAAATCAAAACGTGGTCTCGGTTCAGTGCACGTACCCAGTTTGTGgtattataaattgataagCTTCATTAGGTTGAACCGTAAGAAGCCCACGACGGAAAATGACTCGATAGAAAGTGATGAAATTTCGGATGAGGAG AGCTCTGAAAAAAGCGAAGACGATAGCCCCGATAAAAGCACCAGCAGCAAAAGACTCAAAGCTGACAACGACAATGGTGGCCTGCAAACAAATAGACGGAAACTGCTCAATGTCGTAGAGAAAATTTTAGAACAAACTAAGGATCCACTAAATCCCTTCGGCGTTTATGTTGGAGAACAATTATTAGAAATGAATAATTTTCAACGGCAAGTAGCTGAAAAGTTGATATCCGATGTGATATTCCTTGCGAAATCAGAAGCCCTTGGTTTTGATTCTAAAGTGAAAGTTACGAATCCTGATACAGAGAATGCTCCATCTCCATACGTGCCTTCTTCACCGGATGATGTTAAGCCGGCAATGTCTCCAGAATTTGTACAGCCACAGTCTGCAGAAAGCAGCCGGTCTTCATCTCCAGCTCAGTACATTAAACTATCACTCTCCCCCGAGCCAAATTCACCACCTGCATCACCACACAAAGTTGACACATCACCTGTAATGGAAAAAGCGTTCTCGTCCGACATCACCCAAGAATCTTCAGCCAAAAATGATAATGAGAAAACATCTTTGAGCCAAGTTATTTGGTCGTCGCCTTCAACGAAAATTATTCAAACTTCAACGACATATAAAAAGATAAGATTATCGCCAAGACCTCAGAGTTTTCAGACGTCTCCTGTTAAATCTGGAAATATCCCGAAAATAGTTCTGTCAGCTTCGTcgctaaaaaaaatacgactATCGACAAATAACGTTCCAACTTCAAGCACAAACACTATTTTGTTATCCCCCTGGGACTAG
- the LOC115455511 gene encoding uncharacterized protein LOC115455511 isoform X2 — translation MVTKERQILTDFIELYHDFPCLWNSELDSYKNRNERNMAWELLADKLKELEPKASVATAKKKIEHLRTAFRREYRKSSEKSEDDSPDKSTSSKRLKADNDNGGLQTNRRKLLNVVEKILEQTKDPLNPFGVYVGEQLLEMNNFQRQVAEKLISDVIFLAKSEALGFDSKVKVTNPDTENAPSPYVPSSPDDVKPAMSPEFVQPQSAESSRSSSPAQYIKLSLSPEPNSPPASPHKVDTSPVMEKAFSSDITQESSAKNDNEKTSLSQVIWSSPSTKIIQTSTTYKKIRLSPRPQSFQTSPVKSGNIPKIVLSASSLKKIRLSTNNVPTSSTNTILLSPWD, via the exons ATGGTGACCAAAGAACGGCAaatattaaccgacttcatagAACTATATCATGATTTCCCGTGTTTGTGGAATTCGGAATTGGATTCGTACAAGAATAGAAATGAAAGAAATATGGCATGGGAGTTGTTGGCGGATAAATTGAAAGAATTGGAACCGAAGGCGAGTGTTGCCACAGCGAAGaaaaaaatagaacatttgCGTACTGCGTTCAGacgggaatatagaaaa AGCTCTGAAAAAAGCGAAGACGATAGCCCCGATAAAAGCACCAGCAGCAAAAGACTCAAAGCTGACAACGACAATGGTGGCCTGCAAACAAATAGACGGAAACTGCTCAATGTCGTAGAGAAAATTTTAGAACAAACTAAGGATCCACTAAATCCCTTCGGCGTTTATGTTGGAGAACAATTATTAGAAATGAATAATTTTCAACGGCAAGTAGCTGAAAAGTTGATATCCGATGTGATATTCCTTGCGAAATCAGAAGCCCTTGGTTTTGATTCTAAAGTGAAAGTTACGAATCCTGATACAGAGAATGCTCCATCTCCATACGTGCCTTCTTCACCGGATGATGTTAAGCCGGCAATGTCTCCAGAATTTGTACAGCCACAGTCTGCAGAAAGCAGCCGGTCTTCATCTCCAGCTCAGTACATTAAACTATCACTCTCCCCCGAGCCAAATTCACCACCTGCATCACCACACAAAGTTGACACATCACCTGTAATGGAAAAAGCGTTCTCGTCCGACATCACCCAAGAATCTTCAGCCAAAAATGATAATGAGAAAACATCTTTGAGCCAAGTTATTTGGTCGTCGCCTTCAACGAAAATTATTCAAACTTCAACGACATATAAAAAGATAAGATTATCGCCAAGACCTCAGAGTTTTCAGACGTCTCCTGTTAAATCTGGAAATATCCCGAAAATAGTTCTGTCAGCTTCGTcgctaaaaaaaatacgactATCGACAAATAACGTTCCAACTTCAAGCACAAACACTATTTTGTTATCCCCCTGGGACTAG
- the LOC115451624 gene encoding nucleolar protein 14 homolog has product MAKVKNKRNAGLADKVRNKKKQELNKKKINPFEVHVNREKIKVLGKKSKHDKGLPGVSRAKAIQKRKETLGTEMKLMNKTNAFIDKRIGEKNNQLSAEDRMVARFAAERARQHTKKNIFNLADDEILTHRGHTLEQIEKFDDPRSDEEDEDGKGFGGLDDDFVSEGHFGGGVLSKTDSKDGAKSHKDLIEQLIAESKKRKAEKQKEKEQTLDLTEKLDSEWKDLKPVVFKRPRIEEPESAIDKVLNKAEKNNLDYDKMMRELKFEKRGTPSDGLKSDEKQAQKEREELERWEKERDQRMLGDDEFTVSKPQPTASKHRSAEDLDDNFELDNEHDFMLAYDKDGNPLVPENILKDFSVPNAKPKFDDGISDSSSDEEGNDDESGDDDEDSEEEDEEVEEPKNKSTKEVKEKEESILFQNSKSDEGSDDESSENDEESGEEQEKSKKSDDKTKVKDMDTVKQNGKIEKSFEGSDDESGEENDDEQEEKDCDDDDDDENKEDFNNLNDLKESDVDSDDEIEVTEDKEKINSFFNMKSTEGDKLKDLLTGKTPAQQSIALQKLIKSYDPSLAENNKELLSRLFAHLLQYINDIFTNLTDEGSIIKSFLTFDRLVPHLFDLMKTNKVSTKKYVVELIKEKRGDYLKHQKRVPDLDTLIFFKLISLLYPTSDFRHPVTTPALLFMSEILTTCRFNDAYSISRGFFLTALILEYTVLSKRLVPSAINFLRGVIYLSANTSVLNPIQVVPPFRLHKDAKILCLDNDCSKMAPDNKMAAKDLAATNIDDNFKIRCMSTSMLMLKEFFDHFNDIEAQEFLFEPHIKLLGRVDLEMYPSKLASRVEQIVKYMKETLEMKTFTPIYAEKKKIKALRLYEPDVQEVFTGSKNAKLSREKAESARLKSKYKKEMKGALREIRRDKAYIASVKIKQKIQSDNMRKEKVKQIYKDASIQQGELNKLKKMK; this is encoded by the exons atggCAAAAGTAAAAAACAAGAGGAACGCAGGACTTGCAGATAAAGTGCGCAATAAGAAAAAACAGGAATTAAATAAGAAGAAGATAAATCCTTTTGAAGTGCATGTTAATagagaaaaaattaaagttttgggtaaaaaatctaaacatgATAAGGGACTACCGGGTGTTTCGCGCGCTAAAGCTATTCAGAAG AGAAAAGAAACTCTTGGCACAGAAATGAAACTAATGAACAAAACAAACGCATTTATAGACAAGCGTATAGGTGAGAAGAACAATCAGCTCTCAGCTGAGGATCGGATGGTGGCCAGGTTTGCAGCAGAAAGAGCTCGACAGCACACCAAAAAGAATATATTCAACTTGGCTGATGATGAAATATTAACACATAG aggTCACACTCTGGAGCAAATAGAGAAGTTTGATGATCCAAGATCTGATGAAGAAGATGAGGATGGCAAAGGATTTGGTGGTTTGGATG ATGATTTTGTATCAGAAGGACACTTTGGTGGAGGTGTACTTTCAAAAACGGACTCAAAAGATGGTGCTAAATCTCATAAAGACCTCATTGAGCAGTTAATAGCAGAATCTAAGAAGCGTAAAGCGGAAAAACAGAAGGAGAAAGAACAAACTCTTGATCTAACAGAGAAGTTGGACAGTGAGTGGAAGGACCTGAAGCCTGTTGTGTTTAAAAGACCAAGGATAGAGGAACCGGAATCTGCAATTGATAAAGTGTTGAATAAGGCAGAAAAGAATAATCTAGACTATGATAAAATGATGAGGGAATTAAAGTTTGAGAAGAGAGGGACA CCTTCAGATGGACTGAAGAGTGATGAGAAACAAGCTCAGAAAGAGAGGGAGGAGTTAGAACGATGGGAGAAAGAGAGAGACCAGAGGATGTTGGGCGATGATGAATTCACTGTCAGTAAACCTCAACCAACCGCGAGTAAACACAG GTCTGCAGAAGACTTGGACGATAATTTCGAGCTCGACAATGAGCATGACTTCATGCTGGCGTATGACAAAGATGGCAATCCGTTAGTTCCGGAAAATATTCTAAAAGACTTTTCAG TTCCCAACGCAAAACCTAAATTCGATGATGGAATATCAGATTCATCATCGGATGAAGAAGGTAACGATGATGAAAgtggtgatgatgatgaagattcTGAAGAAGAGGACGAAGAAGTTGAGgaaccaaaaaataaaagtacaaaggaagtaaaagaaaaagaagaatcAATACTGTTCCAAAACTCGAAGAGTGATGAGGGTTCTGATGATGAAAGTAGTGAAAATGACGAAGAATCGGGTGAAGAACAAGAAAAAAGTAAGAAGTCAGATGATAAAACTAAAGTTAAAGACATGGATACTGTCAAACAAAATGGGAAGATTGAGAAATCCTTTGAAGGTTCTGATGACGAATCTGGAGAAGAGAATGATGACGAACAAGAAGAAAAAGAttgtgatgatgatgacgatgatgaaaataaagaagattttaacaatttaaatgatttaaaagaGTCAGATGTTGATAGTGATGACGAAATAGAAGTGACAGAGgacaaagagaaaataaattccttttttaacaTGAAGTCTACTGAAGGTGATAAATTGAAG GATCTGCTGACAGGCAAGACACCGGCACAACAGTCAATAGCATTACAAAAGTTAATTAAGAGCTACGACCCAAGCCTCGCGGAGAATAACAAGGAGTTACTAAGTAGACTGTTCGCACATCTGCTCCAGTACATTAACGACATCTTCACAAATTTAACCGACGAAggatcaataataaaatcattccTAACATTCGATAGATTAGTCCCTCATTTATTCGATTTAATGAAAACCAATAAAGTATCCACGAAGAAATATGTAGTCGAGTTAATTAAGGAGAAACGTGGCGATTATTTGAAACACCAGAAAAGGGTTCCAGATTTAgacactttaatatttttcaaattaatatcttTGTTGTACCCCACGTCAGATTTCAGACATCCTGTCACTACACCAGCTTTATTGTTTATGTCTGAAATCCTTACTACCTGTAGATTTAATGACGCGTACTCAATATCAAGAGGTTTCTTTCTAACTGCTCTAATTTTAGAATACACCGTATTGTCTAAAAGATTGGTGCCTTCTGCAATAAATTTCCTAAGAGGAGTAATATATCTAAGTGCTAATACATCAGTATTAAATCCAATTCAAGTCGTCCCACCATTTAGATTACATAAAGAcgcaaaaatattgtgtttagaCAACGACTGCTCAAAAATGGCGCCCGATAACAAGATGGCGGCGAAAGATTTGGCGGCAACAAATATCGATGACAATTTCAAAATACGGTGTATGTCGACTAGTATGTTGATGTTGAAGGAGTTTTTCGACCACTTCAATGATATTGAGGCTCAAGAGTTTTTATTTGAGCCGCATATTAAGCTGTTAGGTCGCGTGGACTTAGAGATGTACCCTTCGAAGTTGGCCAGTAGAGTTGAGCAGATAGTAAAGTACATGAAGGAAACGTTGGAAATGAAGACGTTCACGCCAATATACGCAGAGAAGAAGAAAATCAAGGCGCTGAGGTTATATGAGCCTGATGTACAGGAAGT GTTTACTGGTAGCAAAAACGCGAAGCTCTCCCGCGAGAAGGCAGAGAGCGCTCGTCTGAAGAGCAAGTACAAGAAGGAGATGAAGGGAGCGCTCCGAGAGATCAGGCGAGACAAGGCGTACATAGCCTCCGTGAAAATCAAACAGAAGATACAGAG CGACAACATGAGGAAAGAAAAGGTGAAACAGATTTACAAGGATGCCTCGATACAACAGGGCGAGCTAAATAAACTGAAGAAAATGAAATAA
- the LOC115451623 gene encoding translocator protein: MPYLRVIGSILLPNMGGWVSTITMIGQVKRPDGKAWYQVIKKPTWTPPAWVFGPAWTVLYSTMGYASYVIYKDCGGFTKKSMVPLALYGGQLVLNWTWTPVFFGLHKIGLGLLHMAALDVSVVACAASFYQINPRASLLMVPYMAWLSFATCLNYSIWKLNRDDEKVN; the protein is encoded by the exons ATGCCTTACTTGCGAGTAATTGGTTCTATATTGCTGCCAAATATGGGGGGTTGGGTGAGCACTATTACTATGATTGGACAAGTTAAGAGACCAGATGGTAAGGCTTGGTACCAGGTGATCAAGAAACCAACTTGGACTCCTCCTGCATGGGTGTTTGGACCGGCGTGGACTGTTTTATATAGCACCATGGGATACGCGTCGTACGTGATCTACAAGGATTGTGGGGGTTTTAcaa aaaaatcAATGGTTCCGTTAGCGTTGTATGGAGGTCAGCTCGTTCTAAACTGGACGTGGACGCCAGTATTCTTCGGATTACATAAAATTGGACTG GGGTTGCTCCACATGGCCGCATTAGACGTCTCAGTGGTCGCTTGCGCAGCCAGTTTCTACCAGATCAACCCTAGGGCGTCATTGTTAATGGTGCCTTATATGGCGTGGCTCTCGTTTGCCACATGTCTCAACTATTCCATATGGAAACTGAACAGGGATGAtgaaaaagttaattaa